One stretch of Cohnella algarum DNA includes these proteins:
- a CDS encoding ABC transporter substrate-binding protein, with the protein MKKRTKGWHSIGLLLLCAALAACSGQRQNGNESGNAGETPAAPGVAQKTSDGKTVVTMSVMTKDRFLTQAERLFEAAHPDIDVQIVETVPADTSGGDQMIVKKEWKAGSETNAEDIEKYANSVNTAIMSGQASDIISAEYLPIDKYAEKGLLADWNELAEQDADFAKSDYYENVLSAVTDDTGWYGIPTSFALEVMLGDEAFLTQNGLDQQTWTWDQFVDLLNKTKADGKYGISRMSPEMLLAFLVETTYDQLVKRDGSSASFDAAAFQAYMEKIKKLYDDGLATADMMGAQNTAFSSESLDSPMNALLVPTMSGQKNMLQPPGTGDGGGIPFKSNQVLGLNAKSNVKNEAWSFVKFLLSEEMQADQAMMNFPVNKAALSAKLTETRQLLEGSASGKDGPKITLRNESGEVKPTITDEDIQKVLDFIPSVGKYGNRDPKVLGMIAEETAAFFSGSKTAEAVSGALANRIDTYLNE; encoded by the coding sequence ATGAAAAAACGGACAAAAGGCTGGCATTCGATCGGTCTTCTTCTGCTATGCGCCGCGCTCGCGGCATGCTCGGGACAGCGGCAAAACGGAAACGAATCGGGGAACGCGGGCGAAACGCCGGCCGCCCCCGGCGTCGCGCAGAAAACCTCGGACGGCAAAACGGTCGTCACGATGTCCGTCATGACGAAGGACCGATTTCTGACGCAAGCGGAGCGGCTTTTCGAAGCCGCCCACCCCGACATCGACGTTCAAATCGTCGAAACCGTGCCCGCGGATACGAGCGGCGGGGATCAAATGATCGTGAAGAAGGAATGGAAAGCGGGTTCGGAAACGAATGCGGAGGACATCGAAAAATACGCGAACAGCGTCAATACGGCGATAATGTCCGGTCAGGCGTCGGACATCATCTCGGCGGAATATCTCCCTATCGACAAGTATGCGGAAAAGGGGCTGCTCGCCGACTGGAACGAACTGGCCGAACAGGATGCAGACTTTGCGAAATCCGACTATTACGAGAACGTCTTAAGCGCCGTTACGGACGATACTGGCTGGTACGGCATCCCCACCTCTTTCGCGCTGGAAGTTATGCTCGGCGACGAGGCGTTTTTAACGCAAAACGGTCTCGATCAACAAACATGGACATGGGATCAATTCGTCGATTTATTAAACAAAACGAAAGCCGACGGGAAATACGGAATTTCCAGAATGTCGCCGGAGATGCTGCTCGCCTTCCTCGTCGAAACGACCTACGATCAATTGGTCAAGCGGGACGGAAGCTCCGCTTCCTTCGATGCAGCCGCATTCCAAGCGTACATGGAGAAGATCAAGAAGCTATACGACGACGGTCTGGCGACGGCGGACATGATGGGCGCGCAAAATACGGCCTTCTCCTCCGAAAGTCTGGATTCGCCGATGAACGCTCTGTTAGTCCCTACGATGAGCGGACAAAAAAACATGCTCCAGCCTCCCGGAACGGGCGACGGCGGAGGCATTCCGTTCAAATCGAACCAGGTGCTCGGGCTGAACGCCAAATCGAATGTCAAAAACGAGGCATGGTCCTTCGTCAAGTTCCTGCTTTCCGAAGAAATGCAGGCCGATCAGGCGATGATGAACTTTCCCGTGAACAAGGCCGCGTTGAGCGCCAAGCTGACCGAAACCAGACAGCTGCTTGAAGGAAGCGCAAGCGGGAAAGACGGCCCGAAAATCACGCTTCGCAACGAATCCGGAGAAGTCAAGCCGACGATCACCGATGAAGATATTCAAAAGGTGCTCGACTTCATTCCTTCCGTCGGCAAGTACGGCAACCGGGATCCGAAAGTGCTGGGCATGATCGCCGAAGAAACCGCCGCCTTCTTCTCCGGCAGCAAGACGGCGGAAGCGGTCTCCGGGGCGCTCGCCAACCGGATCGACACGTATTTGAACGAGTAA